A single genomic interval of Chitinophaga sp. 180180018-3 harbors:
- a CDS encoding DUF6786 family protein, with amino-acid sequence MKSKIIYGCLIAGLAACNNAGNTHQMKDTIPANFGEDVAFLQQHLQNVVVLKNAGDSSRLVVTGDYQARVMTSTTNGEKGNSFGWINYALVSSGKYAPHINAFGGEERFWLGPEGGQFALFFPKGKSFDFNNWQTPGLIDTAHYAVTAHSDNTITYEKEGTLQNYSGSNFTLHISRTISLLNNGDIAGMLGFQLPAGLNSVAYQTTNIVTNKGGNTWEEKGGLLSIWLLGMFKPSDQTAIIVPFRAGSGSRSLITDDYFGKIPVANLQVKDSLLLFRADGKARGKLGLSPLIAKKGAGSIDLQHNTLTVLFYEVVPEGRYVNSKWEQQKEPFKGDAVNCYNDGPLADGTQMGPFYEVESSSDARPLKPGESLSYKQVTMHFEGNRNALQTLASQLWQLPVEEVEHFLTKK; translated from the coding sequence TCTAAGATTATTTACGGCTGTTTGATAGCGGGCCTTGCAGCCTGCAACAACGCTGGTAATACCCATCAAATGAAAGACACAATACCTGCTAACTTCGGAGAAGATGTTGCTTTTCTGCAACAACACCTGCAAAATGTAGTAGTGTTGAAAAACGCCGGTGATAGCAGCAGACTGGTAGTTACAGGCGATTACCAGGCCCGCGTTATGACCAGTACCACCAACGGGGAAAAAGGAAATAGTTTTGGCTGGATCAATTATGCCCTGGTATCATCCGGTAAATACGCCCCCCATATCAATGCATTCGGCGGTGAAGAACGTTTCTGGCTGGGCCCTGAAGGCGGACAGTTTGCGTTGTTCTTTCCGAAAGGCAAAAGCTTTGATTTCAATAACTGGCAAACACCCGGATTAATAGATACTGCCCATTATGCAGTAACTGCCCATTCCGATAATACCATTACTTACGAAAAAGAAGGAACACTGCAGAATTACAGTGGCAGTAACTTCACACTTCATATTTCCCGCACCATCAGTCTGCTGAACAATGGTGACATTGCCGGTATGCTTGGGTTTCAGTTACCTGCGGGCCTCAACAGCGTAGCTTATCAAACCACCAATATTGTTACCAACAAAGGCGGCAATACCTGGGAAGAAAAAGGCGGGCTCCTGAGCATCTGGTTGCTGGGCATGTTCAAGCCTTCCGATCAGACTGCCATCATTGTGCCCTTCCGCGCGGGTAGTGGCTCCAGAAGCCTTATCACCGATGATTACTTCGGTAAGATCCCGGTTGCCAACCTGCAGGTGAAAGACAGCCTTCTCCTGTTCCGTGCCGATGGTAAAGCCCGTGGCAAACTCGGACTATCGCCCCTTATCGCTAAAAAAGGCGCCGGCAGCATCGATCTTCAGCATAACACGCTTACTGTATTGTTCTACGAAGTAGTGCCTGAAGGCCGTTATGTGAATTCGAAATGGGAACAACAAAAAGAACCGTTCAAAGGAGATGCTGTCAACTGCTATAACGATGGACCTTTGGCAGATGGCACTCAGATGGGCCCGTTCTATGAAGTGGAATCCTCGTCAGACGCCCGCCCACTGAAACCGGGAGAATCGCTCAGCTACAAACAGGTAACCATGCATTTTGAAGGTAACCGGAATGCACTGCAAACACTGGCTTCTCAACTGTGGCAACTACCTGTTGAAGAAGTAGAACATTTCCTCACAAAAAAATAA